In the Methanothermobacter sp. genome, one interval contains:
- the comD gene encoding sulfopyruvate decarboxylase subunit alpha translates to MKLDSSRAVYEGMKESGIDFAVSVPCVNLRFVLEMVDSDPEIRHVPVTREEEGFGVAAGAYIAGKTTAMLMQNSGLGNSVNVLASLYSLYHIPITMIVSHRGTRGEFMEAQVPMGRATTEILDILKIPYSTPETPSDARESIVELTALSLKKRHPVAVLLEVAYW, encoded by the coding sequence ATGAAGTTGGATAGCAGCAGGGCTGTTTACGAGGGTATGAAGGAGTCGGGGATAGACTTCGCGGTCAGCGTCCCCTGTGTGAACCTAAGGTTCGTCCTTGAAATGGTGGACTCTGACCCGGAAATCAGGCACGTGCCGGTTACACGTGAGGAGGAGGGCTTCGGTGTTGCAGCCGGCGCCTACATAGCCGGGAAGACCACAGCCATGCTGATGCAAAACTCAGGTCTCGGTAACTCCGTGAATGTCCTCGCATCACTCTACAGCCTCTACCATATCCCCATAACAATGATTGTAAGTCACCGGGGAACCAGGGGTGAGTTCATGGAGGCCCAGGTCCCCATGGGAAGGGCCACGACCGAGATACTGGATATCCTCAAAATACCCTACAGCACCCCTGAAACACCCTCAGATGCAAGGGAATCCATAGTGGAACTCACAGCGCTCTCACTCAAAAAGAGGCACCCTGTGGCTGTGCTCCTTGAGGTTGCCTACTGGTGA
- the comC gene encoding L-sulfolactate dehydrogenase produces the protein MRISAEEEVRIIKEILTAMEVPEEVSEIVADVTLDADLKGFSSHGIGRFPQYVEGLRCGTIKPHGDITIERETPSTALINGNHMFGHFVACRAMELAIEKARDTGVGLVGVHDSNHFGVAGYYSDMAVMNNMIGVVIANTEPAVAPIGGKTPILGTNPVAIGIPSNRHYVSVDMATSASARGKLLEAARKGERIPENIALDADGNPTTDPELALKGSILPFGGHKGYALSFMIEILAGPLVGAAFGAAVQGTANPREMCTKGDLMMAIDPSKMVDLEEFKSSVDEFIEEVKSSGDVLIPGDIEAMNIKRGREEGIEVDEKLLERLNEISDELGLDLKIKGL, from the coding sequence ATGAGGATAAGTGCTGAAGAGGAAGTTAGAATCATAAAGGAAATACTCACCGCCATGGAGGTTCCAGAGGAGGTTTCAGAGATAGTGGCTGATGTTACCCTGGACGCTGACCTGAAGGGTTTCAGTTCACATGGAATCGGTCGTTTCCCCCAGTACGTTGAGGGACTGCGCTGTGGGACAATAAAGCCCCACGGTGATATAACCATTGAAAGGGAAACCCCCTCCACGGCCCTGATAAACGGTAACCACATGTTCGGACACTTTGTTGCCTGCAGGGCCATGGAACTTGCAATTGAAAAGGCCAGGGATACCGGCGTCGGGCTTGTGGGTGTCCATGACTCCAACCACTTCGGTGTTGCCGGATACTACTCGGACATGGCGGTCATGAACAACATGATAGGGGTTGTGATAGCAAATACAGAGCCTGCAGTGGCACCCATAGGTGGCAAAACACCCATCCTGGGAACAAACCCAGTGGCCATAGGGATCCCATCAAACAGGCACTATGTCTCGGTTGACATGGCAACCTCAGCATCCGCAAGGGGCAAACTCCTGGAGGCCGCCAGGAAGGGTGAGAGGATACCTGAAAACATAGCCCTGGACGCCGATGGAAACCCCACAACCGACCCTGAACTTGCCCTTAAGGGGTCCATACTCCCCTTCGGTGGGCATAAGGGTTATGCGCTTTCATTCATGATAGAGATCCTGGCAGGTCCCCTTGTGGGGGCGGCCTTTGGGGCTGCGGTTCAGGGAACCGCAAACCCCCGGGAGATGTGCACCAAGGGTGACCTCATGATGGCCATAGACCCCTCAAAGATGGTCGACCTCGAGGAATTCAAATCCAGTGTGGATGAATTCATCGAGGAGGTTAAATCATCCGGGGACGTCCTCATACCAGGTGACATTGAGGCCATGAACATAAAGAGGGGGCGTGAAGAGGGAATAGAGGTGGATGAAAAGCTCCTTGAAAGACTGAACGAAATATCAGATGAACTCGGCCTGGACCTCAAGATTAAGGGGTTATGA
- the comE gene encoding sulfopyruvate decarboxylase subunit beta: MLTRIEAIERIVEVLDDEIVVCNLGFPSRELYSIRDSSRHFYMLGSMGMASSIGLGLALSQKRRVVVLDGDGSILMNLGGLVTAAAQAPKNLFIVLLDNRCYGSTGSQCTYSDHIDLGNVAGSMGFNVIRVQEEPDFKRVLEEDGPVFTHVPVKPGNADVPVIDLSPEEIIERFMDEVRS; encoded by the coding sequence ATGCTCACAAGAATTGAAGCCATAGAAAGGATCGTGGAGGTCCTTGATGATGAAATCGTTGTATGCAACCTGGGTTTCCCATCAAGGGAGCTCTACAGTATCAGGGATTCGTCACGGCATTTCTACATGCTTGGATCCATGGGTATGGCGTCCTCCATTGGACTTGGACTTGCCCTCTCACAGAAGAGAAGGGTTGTTGTACTTGATGGTGATGGATCCATCCTCATGAACCTGGGGGGACTGGTAACAGCCGCTGCCCAGGCACCCAAAAACCTCTTCATAGTCCTCCTAGACAACAGGTGCTACGGAAGCACAGGTTCCCAGTGCACCTACTCAGATCACATAGACCTGGGGAATGTTGCCGGGTCAATGGGATTCAATGTTATCCGGGTCCAGGAGGAACCTGACTTTAAAAGGGTCCTTGAGGAGGACGGACCAGTGTTTACCCATGTGCCTGTAAAACCTGGTAACGCGGATGTCCCTGTCATAGACTTAAGCCCTGAGGAGATAATAGAGAGGTTCATGGATGAGGTGAGGTCCTAG
- the purM gene encoding phosphoribosylformylglycinamidine cyclo-ligase, which yields MVTYSESGVDIDLEELTVSRLTSRLKDTLRYCDVISGAGHFAALVRMGDVAIAMSTDGVGSKILVAEMMNRYDTVGIDCIAMVVNDILCVGARPAALVDYLAVEEPDPDVADEIGKGLARGAEIAQVAIIGGETASLPGIIRNLDLAATGIGFVDVDRIITGANVGEGDAVIGLESSGIHSNGLSLARKVFFDELKLSVGDEMPGSTKTVGEELLEPTRIYVDPVMRLLDSGVSVHGLAHITGGGFGNLKRLNRDAGYNLDSLPEPQEIFRTIHEAGVGITEMYMVFNMGVGFCAVVSQDDLDEALDVLGDGAHHIGNVTPRKAEVALKTYTGESIKL from the coding sequence ATGGTAACCTATTCAGAATCCGGCGTGGATATAGACCTGGAGGAGCTGACCGTATCACGCTTAACCTCCCGGCTTAAGGACACACTCAGATACTGCGACGTTATAAGCGGGGCCGGCCACTTCGCGGCCCTGGTCAGGATGGGTGATGTGGCCATAGCCATGAGCACCGACGGTGTCGGTAGCAAGATACTGGTCGCTGAGATGATGAACCGGTACGACACCGTGGGGATTGACTGCATCGCAATGGTGGTAAACGATATACTCTGTGTGGGCGCAAGGCCGGCGGCACTCGTTGACTACCTCGCCGTTGAAGAACCAGACCCTGATGTTGCTGATGAGATAGGTAAGGGCCTTGCAAGGGGTGCTGAAATCGCACAGGTGGCCATAATAGGTGGTGAGACAGCCTCACTCCCAGGTATAATCAGAAACCTTGACCTTGCAGCCACAGGGATCGGTTTTGTGGATGTGGACCGCATAATAACCGGTGCGAATGTGGGGGAGGGTGACGCTGTTATAGGCCTTGAAAGCAGCGGTATACACAGTAACGGCCTGAGCCTTGCCCGTAAGGTGTTCTTTGATGAGCTGAAACTCTCAGTGGGCGATGAAATGCCAGGCTCCACTAAAACCGTGGGCGAGGAACTCCTTGAACCCACAAGGATCTACGTGGATCCCGTGATGAGGCTCCTTGACTCAGGGGTTAGTGTCCATGGCCTTGCCCACATAACAGGAGGGGGCTTCGGAAACCTCAAGAGGCTTAACAGGGACGCCGGATACAATCTTGATTCCCTGCCAGAACCACAGGAGATATTCAGGACCATCCACGAAGCAGGGGTTGGTATAACAGAGATGTACATGGTTTTCAATATGGGTGTTGGCTTCTGTGCTGTTGTCAGCCAGGATGATCTGGATGAGGCCCTTGATGTCCTTGGTGACGGCGCCCACCATATCGGTAATGTAACACCCAGGAAAGCGGAGGTTGCCCTTAAAACTTACACCGGTGAATCAATAAAACTTTAG